In Archangium violaceum, the following are encoded in one genomic region:
- a CDS encoding tetratricopeptide repeat protein has product MGLVVGALALACAGPRANGPVEDRIGAALAAAPADLLASRWMESARALEGAARDARASGDPRLPQVELAWGSVLVELGRKDREVRARALAILTALEEGPAGQRDPVLRGAALLHKGRVYYWRKLIQNEGEWDHCLSLFRESLALREAHGDTKGVAESLFYVGLVHQWREGFEAARPFFERSLERAREAGDALQQSFSLRHLAFADEEAGRLEQALEQHRRALSLREEVGYRWGVMFQAVAVGDVLCMRGNDCVAAEPYYARAAELSRELNEPLGAVEAHMGLGRVARARGDGSRARQHFEAAVEAARQASDAVSEGRAALALSEVLVAGGDRAEARRVLEAAWRVLTRSGQQEQGREVKDALGRLGDSER; this is encoded by the coding sequence ATGGGACTCGTCGTAGGTGCGCTGGCGCTGGCCTGCGCTGGACCTCGTGCGAACGGTCCCGTGGAGGATCGCATCGGCGCGGCGCTCGCGGCGGCTCCCGCCGACCTCCTCGCCTCACGTTGGATGGAGAGCGCCCGGGCGCTGGAGGGTGCGGCTCGAGATGCGCGGGCGTCGGGAGATCCCCGGCTGCCCCAGGTGGAATTGGCCTGGGGGAGTGTCCTGGTAGAACTTGGGCGGAAGGACCGGGAGGTGCGGGCTCGGGCGCTCGCGATACTCACGGCGTTGGAGGAGGGCCCCGCCGGTCAGCGGGATCCTGTGCTGCGGGGAGCAGCGTTGCTGCACAAGGGGCGGGTGTATTACTGGCGCAAGCTCATCCAGAACGAAGGGGAGTGGGATCACTGCCTTTCTCTCTTCCGCGAGTCGCTGGCCCTGCGTGAGGCACACGGAGACACGAAAGGGGTGGCGGAGTCACTCTTCTACGTGGGGCTCGTACACCAGTGGCGGGAGGGATTCGAAGCAGCGCGTCCCTTCTTCGAGCGTTCCTTGGAGCGCGCCCGCGAGGCGGGAGACGCGCTCCAACAGTCGTTCTCGCTCCGACACCTGGCCTTCGCCGATGAAGAGGCGGGGCGGTTGGAGCAAGCGCTCGAACAGCACCGGCGGGCGCTCTCGCTTCGAGAGGAGGTGGGATACCGCTGGGGAGTGATGTTCCAGGCGGTGGCCGTCGGAGACGTGCTGTGCATGCGCGGGAATGACTGCGTGGCGGCCGAGCCGTACTACGCCCGGGCGGCGGAGCTCTCACGCGAGTTGAACGAGCCCCTGGGCGCGGTGGAGGCGCACATGGGACTGGGCCGCGTCGCGCGAGCACGCGGGGACGGGTCTCGGGCACGTCAGCACTTCGAGGCGGCGGTCGAAGCAGCACGTCAGGCATCGGACGCGGTGAGTGAAGGGCGGGCCGCGCTCGCCTTGAGCGAGGTGCTGGTCGCGGGAGGTGATCGCGCGGAGGCCAGACGTGTGTTGGAGGCCGCCTGGCGGGTGCTCACGCGGAGCGGGCAACAGGAGCAGGGGCGCGAGGTGAAGGATGCGCTCGGCAGGCTGGGCGACTCCGAGCGGTGA
- a CDS encoding LytR/AlgR family response regulator transcription factor, with product MIRAVLADDEPLARARLRALLAQAPDVQLVAECADGVEALEVLRRERPDIVFLDVQMPERDGFGVLEALEPPMPLVIFVTAYQEHAVRAFEASAVDYLLKPFDRERFARTLARVRERLRQSPPSTLPPELSMLLQRLSHPASPETPAAPWLERLVVKTARETLLVRVEDVDWLEAAGNYVTVHVGREEYLVRETLEGLEAQLPTRSFARVHRSTIVNLDRIRSIRPTPGGDHRLVLRDGHELTLSRTFRARLEERLGRPL from the coding sequence ATGATTCGCGCCGTCCTCGCGGATGACGAGCCGCTCGCGCGGGCCCGGCTTCGGGCCCTGCTGGCCCAGGCTCCCGATGTGCAACTGGTCGCCGAGTGTGCGGATGGGGTGGAGGCATTGGAGGTGCTCAGGCGTGAGCGTCCCGACATCGTCTTCCTCGACGTGCAGATGCCCGAGCGGGATGGCTTCGGGGTGCTGGAGGCGCTCGAGCCTCCCATGCCGCTGGTGATCTTCGTCACCGCCTATCAGGAGCACGCGGTGCGGGCTTTCGAGGCCTCGGCGGTGGACTACCTGCTCAAGCCGTTCGATCGGGAGCGGTTCGCGCGGACCCTGGCCCGGGTACGGGAGCGGCTGCGGCAATCCCCTCCGTCGACCTTGCCGCCCGAGCTCTCCATGCTTCTCCAACGTCTCTCGCACCCCGCTTCTCCCGAGACCCCCGCCGCGCCATGGCTGGAGCGGCTGGTGGTGAAGACCGCGCGCGAGACACTCCTGGTGCGCGTGGAGGACGTGGACTGGTTGGAGGCCGCGGGCAACTACGTCACCGTGCACGTCGGTCGCGAGGAATACCTGGTGCGCGAGACGCTCGAAGGGTTGGAGGCTCAGCTCCCCACGCGGAGCTTCGCGCGGGTGCACCGCTCGACGATCGTCAACCTCGACCGCATCCGCTCCATCCGGCCCACCCCGGGAGGTGATCACCGGCTGGTGCTGCGAGACGGACATGAGCTGACCCTCAGCAGAACCTTCCGGGCCCGCCTGGAAGAGCGTCTGGGCCGCCCGTTGTAG
- a CDS encoding sensor histidine kinase, which produces MTTSPTTRRWFLPALAVAGFSLLALLYGVQISIYRASRGEPVSWAEALGSGAVEWFSWALLVPLIAALFERTVAWRWPWRLGIHAVASLGFGLVHLALVASGRHVFLGLSRTWREAWGDFLFLLSKTTDFEVLVYFAIVGALLALRSIRALAERELRASQLEAQLAQAQLQLLRSQLHPHFLFNALHGISALMHQDVEAADRMVSRLSELLRASLEGASAGRHEISLAEELALLAPYLDIEQTRFSDRLRVRLEVPEEIRGARVPALLLQPLVENAIRHGIAPRRGPGEVVVRAERVAERLELEVRDDGVGPPRELREGVGLRNTRARIERLYGPLGAVELVPGQPRGFIARLTLPFRSSTA; this is translated from the coding sequence GTGACCACGTCGCCCACCACCCGCCGTTGGTTCCTCCCGGCTCTCGCCGTCGCCGGCTTCTCGCTGCTGGCGCTGCTGTATGGCGTGCAGATCTCCATCTACCGCGCCAGCCGGGGGGAGCCCGTGAGCTGGGCCGAGGCCCTCGGCAGCGGGGCGGTGGAGTGGTTCTCCTGGGCCCTGCTCGTGCCCCTCATCGCCGCGCTCTTCGAGCGCACGGTTGCGTGGCGGTGGCCGTGGCGTCTCGGGATTCATGCGGTGGCGTCGCTCGGCTTCGGTCTGGTGCACCTGGCCCTGGTCGCCAGTGGACGCCATGTCTTCCTGGGGCTTTCCCGGACATGGCGCGAGGCGTGGGGGGACTTCCTCTTCCTGCTCTCCAAGACCACCGACTTCGAGGTGCTCGTCTACTTCGCGATCGTGGGGGCGCTGCTGGCGCTTCGCTCCATCCGGGCGCTGGCGGAGCGGGAACTTCGCGCCAGCCAGTTGGAGGCCCAGCTCGCTCAGGCCCAACTCCAGCTCCTGCGCAGCCAGCTGCATCCACACTTCCTCTTCAATGCCCTGCACGGCATCTCGGCCCTCATGCACCAGGACGTCGAGGCGGCGGATCGGATGGTGAGCCGGTTGAGCGAGCTGCTGCGCGCGAGCCTGGAGGGAGCCAGCGCCGGCCGTCATGAGATCTCCCTGGCGGAGGAGCTGGCGCTGCTCGCGCCGTACCTCGACATCGAGCAGACACGTTTCTCCGATCGGCTCCGGGTGCGGCTGGAGGTGCCCGAGGAGATCCGAGGCGCGCGGGTCCCCGCGCTGTTGCTCCAACCCCTGGTGGAGAACGCCATCCGCCATGGAATCGCTCCGAGGCGCGGACCCGGCGAGGTGGTGGTGCGCGCCGAGCGCGTGGCGGAGCGGCTGGAGCTCGAGGTGCGCGATGATGGCGTAGGTCCTCCTCGCGAGCTGCGCGAGGGCGTCGGGTTGCGCAACACGCGTGCCCGCATCGAGCGGCTGTATGGCCCGCTGGGGGCGGTCGAGCTGGTTCCAGGTCAACCTCGCGGCTTCATCGCCCGGCTGACGCTGCCTTTTCGGAGCTCCACGGCATGA
- the gatB gene encoding Asp-tRNA(Asn)/Glu-tRNA(Gln) amidotransferase subunit GatB yields the protein MPLSDFQPVIGLEVHAQLLTNTKIFCGCSTEFGAAPNQNTCPVCLGLPGVLPVLNARVVEYAIRTGLALGCTINKTSVWSRKNYFYPDLPKGYQITQFDQPICEHGTLTVDMAEGEKVIRVRRIHMEEDAGKSVHDASASESLVDLNRAGVPLLEIVGDPDLRSADEAVDYLKALRDVLVYLGVNDGNMEEGSFRCDANVSVMRKGATAYGQRVELKNINSFRFVKQAIEYEIARQVDVIESGGKVDQETRLYDPNKGVTRSMRSKEEAHDYRYFPEPDLPPLHVTNERIDEVAKSLPELPRAKVTRFMSQYGLPAYDAKILCAERPLADYFEAVAQHFKDYKRLSNWFLGELLRLLKDEGGTVTTLRFSTVQFANLLGAVEKGTISANAGKDVFGEMFRTGKDPEAIIAEKGLAQVSDVGAIEAVVDEVLAKNAAEVEKYKAGKKQSYGFFVGQVMKAMKGKGNPALVNELLKKKLGD from the coding sequence ATGCCCCTGAGCGATTTCCAGCCAGTCATCGGGCTCGAGGTCCACGCCCAGCTGCTGACGAACACGAAGATCTTCTGTGGCTGCTCCACCGAGTTCGGCGCGGCGCCCAACCAGAACACCTGCCCGGTGTGCCTGGGCTTGCCCGGCGTGCTGCCGGTGCTGAACGCGCGCGTGGTGGAGTACGCCATCCGCACGGGGCTGGCGCTCGGCTGCACCATCAACAAGACGAGCGTGTGGAGCCGGAAGAACTACTTCTATCCGGACCTGCCGAAGGGCTATCAGATCACCCAGTTCGACCAGCCCATCTGCGAGCACGGGACGCTCACGGTGGACATGGCCGAGGGCGAGAAGGTCATCCGCGTCCGCCGCATCCACATGGAGGAGGACGCGGGCAAGAGCGTGCACGACGCCTCGGCGAGCGAGAGTCTGGTGGACCTGAACCGCGCGGGGGTGCCGCTACTGGAGATCGTCGGCGATCCGGACCTGCGGAGCGCGGACGAGGCGGTGGACTACCTGAAGGCCCTGCGGGACGTGCTGGTGTACCTCGGGGTGAACGACGGGAACATGGAGGAGGGCTCGTTCCGCTGTGACGCCAACGTGTCGGTGATGCGCAAGGGCGCCACGGCGTACGGCCAGCGGGTGGAGCTGAAGAACATCAACTCATTCCGGTTCGTGAAGCAGGCCATCGAGTACGAGATCGCCCGCCAGGTGGACGTCATCGAGTCGGGCGGGAAGGTGGACCAGGAGACGCGGCTGTACGACCCGAACAAGGGCGTGACGCGCTCGATGCGCTCGAAGGAGGAGGCGCACGACTACCGCTACTTCCCGGAGCCGGACCTTCCGCCGCTGCACGTGACGAACGAGCGGATCGACGAGGTGGCGAAGTCGCTGCCGGAGCTGCCCCGGGCGAAGGTGACGCGCTTCATGAGCCAGTACGGGCTGCCGGCGTACGACGCGAAGATCCTGTGCGCGGAGCGCCCGCTGGCGGACTACTTCGAGGCGGTGGCGCAGCACTTCAAGGACTACAAGCGGTTGTCGAACTGGTTCCTCGGGGAGCTGCTGCGGCTGCTGAAGGACGAGGGCGGGACGGTCACCACGCTGCGCTTCTCGACGGTGCAGTTCGCCAACCTGCTGGGGGCGGTGGAGAAGGGGACCATCTCGGCGAACGCGGGCAAGGACGTGTTCGGGGAGATGTTCCGGACGGGGAAGGACCCGGAGGCCATCATCGCGGAGAAGGGCCTGGCGCAGGTGAGCGACGTGGGGGCCATCGAGGCGGTGGTGGACGAGGTGCTCGCGAAGAACGCCGCCGAGGTGGAGAAGTACAAGGCGGGCAAGAAGCAGAGCTATGGCTTCTTCGTGGGCCAGGTGATGAAGGCGATGAAGGGCAAGGGCAACCCGGCGCTGGTCAACGAGCTGCTGAAGAAGAAGCTGGGCGATTAG